In the genome of Halanaerobiales bacterium, one region contains:
- a CDS encoding ABC transporter substrate-binding protein, translated as MVDRFENNKKQEYNENSNNILKRVMIMQIKNENQFLIIGFLVLALFMVPMIANNNVQAEATKIKIQTPPIPAALPLLWIEETGQMEDLVDLDINLSPDHQRALTLINKNQIDMMMTGVNVGAKAYNKGMNLEMLNVNTWAIDYLLTNNFKAENWNDLKGKTLSLPLKGGPLDFLARYFLNKNGLDPEKDVNIVYRPLPNGARYFMTGKVDSILLPEPLVTVNLLKNENAVLSMDIQKEWAKYNDGDQRIPFVGLFVSKEFAQNNPQKTRVLNGLYIKGLEWVNSNPEKAAELGAKNFNLPKPVLQKSFTRINLNYYSDRETKKLTENYFSQILEMYPELLGGKMPDENFYN; from the coding sequence ATGGTTGATAGATTTGAAAATAATAAAAAACAAGAATATAATGAAAATAGCAATAATATTTTAAAAAGGGTGATGATTATGCAAATAAAAAATGAAAATCAATTTTTAATTATAGGTTTTTTAGTATTAGCTTTATTTATGGTACCAATGATTGCAAATAATAATGTTCAAGCTGAAGCAACTAAGATTAAAATTCAGACACCACCTATTCCAGCAGCACTACCATTACTTTGGATAGAAGAAACAGGACAGATGGAAGATTTAGTTGATCTTGACATAAATTTATCACCTGACCACCAGAGAGCTTTAACCCTTATTAATAAAAATCAAATAGATATGATGATGACCGGGGTTAATGTTGGTGCAAAGGCTTATAATAAGGGTATGAATTTAGAAATGCTTAATGTAAATACCTGGGCTATAGATTATTTGTTAACAAATAATTTTAAGGCAGAAAATTGGAATGATTTAAAAGGAAAAACTTTATCCCTTCCTTTAAAAGGAGGACCACTTGATTTTTTAGCCAGATATTTTCTAAATAAAAATGGCTTAGACCCTGAAAAAGATGTAAATATTGTATATAGACCTCTTCCTAATGGAGCTCGTTATTTTATGACTGGAAAAGTAGATTCAATTTTATTACCTGAACCACTTGTTACTGTAAATTTATTAAAAAATGAAAATGCTGTACTATCAATGGATATTCAAAAAGAATGGGCAAAATACAATGATGGTGATCAAAGAATTCCTTTTGTAGGTCTCTTTGTTTCAAAAGAATTTGCCCAAAATAATCCCCAAAAAACTAGAGTGCTAAATGGACTTTATATAAAAGGCTTAGAATGGGTAAATAGCAATCCAGAAAAAGCTGCTGAACTTGGAGCAAAAAACTTTAATTTACCTAAACCAGTTCTGCAAAAATCATTTACAAGGATAAATTTGAATTATTATTCTGATAGAGAAACTAAAAAATTAACAGAAAATTATTTTTCTCAAATTTTAGAAATGTATCCTGAACTTTTAGGTGGTAAAATGCCAGATGAAAATTTCTATAATTAA
- a CDS encoding ABC transporter permease: MKISIINFLQNKLKTALISTISFWVVLISWMILADNFNPLILPNPTQVINALITLFESGELQHHFFISIRRTFIGYSSAVIFGIALALILAKSWILRKILRPLITVIQSTPPIIWLVLAVIWFGISEDLTPIFLIFIVSLPIIFINIYEGIKSIDKELIEMASVFKSSRKKILKEIYLPSLMPYLLSALSIAFAFAWKSTVFAEYLGSSSGIGYALSMANSNLETAELFAWGIILVLFMLIVEYLILAPLQSKVMRWKENGKSN; this comes from the coding sequence ATGAAAATTTCTATAATTAATTTTTTGCAAAATAAATTAAAAACAGCTTTAATAAGCACCATCTCTTTCTGGGTGGTGCTTATCAGTTGGATGATTTTAGCTGATAATTTTAATCCTCTTATTTTACCTAATCCAACTCAGGTTATAAATGCGTTAATTACATTATTTGAAAGTGGAGAATTACAACATCATTTTTTCATTTCTATTCGTAGAACTTTTATTGGATATAGTAGTGCTGTTATTTTTGGAATTGCTCTGGCTTTAATACTTGCTAAAAGCTGGATTTTGCGTAAAATTCTTAGACCTTTGATTACGGTAATTCAATCTACTCCACCTATTATCTGGTTAGTACTGGCAGTTATTTGGTTTGGTATTTCTGAAGATCTCACTCCAATTTTTTTAATATTTATAGTTAGTTTACCAATAATTTTTATAAACATTTATGAAGGTATTAAATCAATTGATAAAGAATTAATAGAAATGGCTTCTGTTTTTAAATCATCACGAAAAAAGATATTAAAAGAGATATATCTTCCCTCACTTATGCCCTATTTACTTTCTGCCTTAAGTATAGCTTTTGCTTTTGCCTGGAAATCAACTGTTTTCGCAGAATATTTAGGATCTTCCAGTGGGATAGGTTATGCTTTAAGTATGGCGAATAGTAATTTGGAGACAGCTGAATTATTTGCCTGGGGAATCATTCTTGTTCTGTTTATGCTAATTGTTGAATATTTAATTCTTGCCCCTTTACAGTCTAAAGTTATGAGGTGGAAAGAAAATGGAAAAAGCAATTGA
- a CDS encoding class I SAM-dependent methyltransferase encodes MQSQNCRLCGSKSNYIKTETLEEDYYHCPECDLIFMDKKDVISTESEKERYQEHDNTHENEGYVNMFEDFIERAVEPYFDFAKEAKVLEFGCGPGPVLADLLEEKEVKVDLYDPYFFPDESYKNKKYDLITSTEVFEHLLNPAKEIESLLFILKENGIMAIMTHFHKKDEDNFIFEDWWYKWDKTHITFFSKKTMKWIAEKYNLEVLFIGNKKLCVFKK; translated from the coding sequence ATGCAATCTCAAAACTGTAGATTATGTGGTAGTAAATCTAATTATATAAAAACTGAAACACTAGAAGAAGATTATTATCATTGTCCTGAATGTGATTTGATTTTTATGGATAAAAAAGATGTAATTTCAACTGAATCTGAAAAAGAGAGATATCAAGAACATGATAATACCCATGAGAATGAAGGTTATGTTAATATGTTTGAAGATTTTATTGAAAGAGCTGTAGAGCCATATTTTGATTTTGCCAAAGAGGCAAAGGTTTTAGAATTCGGTTGTGGACCCGGTCCTGTTCTAGCTGATCTTTTGGAAGAAAAAGAAGTAAAGGTGGATCTTTATGATCCCTATTTTTTTCCTGATGAAAGTTATAAAAATAAAAAATATGATTTAATTACCTCTACTGAAGTTTTTGAACATTTATTAAACCCCGCAAAAGAAATAGAAAGTTTATTGTTTATATTAAAAGAAAATGGTATTATGGCAATTATGACTCATTTTCATAAAAAAGATGAAGATAATTTTATATTTGAAGATTGGTGGTATAAATGGGATAAAACTCATATTACTTTTTTTAGTAAAAAAACAATGAAATGGATTGCTGAAAAATATAATCTTGAAGTTCTTTTTATAGGTAATAAAAAATTATGTGTATTTAAAAAATAA